A genomic segment from Coregonus clupeaformis isolate EN_2021a unplaced genomic scaffold, ASM2061545v1 scaf1180, whole genome shotgun sequence encodes:
- the LOC121547886 gene encoding 5-hydroxytryptamine receptor 7-like: MISEALVAHLLKIAQEATEAVSATSQSSTLLMENGTRCGEQILNYDKMEKVFIGGLLTMLTLLTICGNLLVVISVCFVKKLRQPSNYLIVSLAVADLSIALAVMPFVSITDLIGGQWVFGQVFCNVFIAMDVMCCTASIMTLCVISIDRYLGITKPLTYPVRQNGCCMAKMVVSVWLLSASITLPPLFGWAQNVNDNKVCLISQDFGYTIYSTSVAFYIPVSVMLIMYYRIYRAAKLSAAKHTITGFPRVGEEEEARGVEEEAMEEQEEEEESVDCVSAALRLHREVEECTRFSRLMRSNRRNMSIFKREQKAAATLGIVVGAFSVCWMPFFLLSTARPFICRVDCPSCVPLWVERTLLWLGYANSLLNPFIYAFFNRDLRTTYSNLLRCRYRNINRRLSAAGMHQALKLVEKTHSVI; this comes from the exons ATGATTTCGGAGGCGCTCGTTGCACACTTGCTGAAGATTGCGCAAGAGGCGACGGAGGCAGTCTCCGCCACTTCGCAGTCTTCAACTCTGCTGATGGAGAATGGCACTCGGTGTGGTGAGCAAATTCTGAACTACGACAAGATGGAGAAGGTATTTATTGGAGGGTTACTCACCATGCTCACGCTGTTAACTATCTGCGGGAACTTGCTGGTGGTGATTTCGGTGTGCTTTGTGAAGAAGTTGCGGCAGCCGTCCAACTATCTGATCGTGTCTCTGGCGGTTGCCGACCTTTCAATCGCGCTGGCAGTTATGCCGTTTGTCAGTATAACGGACCTTATTGGGGGGCAATGGGTTTTTGGCCAAGTCTTCTGCAATGTTTTTATCGCCATGGACGTGATGTGTTGCACTGCATCCATAATGACGTTGTGCGTAATTAGCATAGACAG GTACCTGGGCATAACCAAGCCCCTGACCTATCCTGTGAGGCAGAATGGCTGTTGCATGGCCAAGATGGTGGTGTCCGTGTGGCTCCTCTCCGCCTCCATCACCCTGCCCCCCCTCTTCGGCTGGGCCCAGAACGTCAACGACAACAAGGTGTGTCTGATCAGCCAGGACTTTGGTTACACCATCTACTCCACCTCAGTGGCGTTCTACATCCCCGTGTCCGTCATGCTCATTATGTACTACCGCATCTACCGCGCCGCCAAGCTCAGCGCCGCCAAACACACCATCACAGGCTTCCCGCGGgtcggggaggaggaggaggcgcggggggtagaggaggaggccatggaggagcaggaggaggaggaggagagcgtgGACTGTGTGTCGGCCGCCCTGAGGCTCCACagggaggtggaggagtgcaCGCGATTCTCGCGCCTCATGAGGAGCAACCGGAGGAACATGTCCATCTTCAAGCGGGAGCAGAAGGCAGCGGCCACCCTGGGGATCGTGGTAGGGGCCTTCAGCGTCTGCTGGATGCCATTCTTCCTGCTCTCTACGGCCAGACCCTTCATCTGCAGGGTGGACTGCCCTAGCTGTGTGCCCTTGTGGGTGGAGAGGACCCTGCTGTGGCTGGGCTACGCCAACTCCCTCCTCAACCCGTTTATCTACGCCTTCTTCAACAGGGACCTGAGGACCACCTACAGCAACCTGCTGCGTTGCCGCTACCGTAACATCAACCGCAGGCTGTCTGCCGCCGGGATGCACCAGGCCCTCAAACTGGTAGAAAAGACTCACTCTGTTATCTAA